The Lachnospiraceae bacterium oral taxon 500 genome window below encodes:
- a CDS encoding ATP-binding protein — MFIGREMELKFLSDKYRESGGQLIVWYGRRRVGKTETLREFCKGKPHFFFSCTQTTDRVQLRNFSDRILKENIPAKNYITEFADWEKAFRAILDLPYGSAKKLVVIDEFPYMCRGNRSIPSVLQNLWDGELRGGNVMVILCGSAMSFIEKELLAEKNPLYGRATGIYKMKEMGFYDAAKFFPDYSARDKVMAYAVLGGIPHYLRQWNPRLTVRENIKQNILTKGCILYSEVEFLLHQELRETSLYNSIIEAVALGNTKLSAISQKSLIEDASKTSVYLKNLMELGIVKREFSVDTKMKEQANANRGIYRLTDHFFRFWYAFGFVNFSQLEDGDADGVYEYAVAPALHEFAAPVFEEICREFIREKQKKKELPFRYAKIGRWMGKTTVRDEKAPGGLRTAETEIDVLAVDREAGEYLVGECKFKASPFSYSEYLDTLVKLMPLKEKAKFHYALFSESGFDKKLIAAVKESGAQLYELEQIVNYFS; from the coding sequence ATGTTTATAGGCAGAGAAATGGAATTGAAATTTTTAAGCGACAAGTACAGGGAAAGTGGCGGACAGCTGATTGTTTGGTACGGCCGACGACGTGTGGGCAAAACTGAAACCCTGCGAGAGTTTTGTAAGGGGAAGCCGCATTTCTTTTTTTCCTGCACTCAGACGACAGACCGGGTGCAGCTTAGGAATTTTTCAGACCGGATATTGAAAGAGAATATTCCAGCTAAAAATTATATCACCGAATTTGCTGACTGGGAAAAAGCATTCCGGGCTATTTTGGATTTGCCTTACGGCAGTGCCAAAAAATTAGTTGTGATTGACGAGTTTCCGTATATGTGCCGGGGCAATAGGAGTATTCCGTCTGTTTTGCAAAATCTTTGGGATGGGGAGCTTCGTGGCGGTAATGTGATGGTGATTTTGTGCGGCAGCGCGATGAGTTTTATCGAAAAGGAACTGCTGGCAGAGAAAAATCCGCTTTATGGCCGGGCTACCGGTATTTATAAGATGAAAGAAATGGGGTTTTATGATGCAGCAAAGTTTTTCCCGGATTATTCTGCCCGTGATAAAGTGATGGCTTATGCTGTTCTTGGCGGTATTCCGCACTACTTGCGGCAATGGAACCCTCGGCTGACTGTGCGGGAGAACATCAAACAAAATATTTTGACCAAGGGCTGTATTCTTTATAGCGAGGTGGAGTTTTTACTGCATCAGGAACTGCGGGAAACATCTCTTTATAACTCTATTATTGAAGCGGTTGCACTCGGCAATACCAAGTTAAGCGCAATTAGCCAAAAATCACTGATAGAAGATGCTTCCAAAACCAGCGTTTATTTGAAAAATCTAATGGAACTCGGCATTGTTAAGCGAGAATTTTCGGTGGATACCAAAATGAAAGAACAGGCAAACGCAAACCGAGGGATATATCGTCTGACGGATCATTTCTTCCGTTTTTGGTATGCTTTTGGTTTTGTGAACTTCTCGCAGTTAGAGGACGGCGATGCAGACGGCGTTTATGAATATGCTGTCGCGCCTGCGCTGCATGAATTTGCCGCTCCTGTCTTTGAGGAAATCTGCCGTGAGTTTATTAGGGAGAAGCAAAAGAAAAAAGAATTGCCTTTCCGCTATGCCAAAATAGGGCGGTGGATGGGCAAAACCACGGTGCGCGATGAAAAAGCACCAGGCGGTTTGCGGACGGCAGAAACGGAAATTGACGTTTTAGCCGTTGACAGAGAGGCCGGTGAATATTTGGTTGGTGAATGTAAATTCAAAGCCAGTCCTTTCTCTTACTCGGAATATCTTGATACACTGGTTAAGTTGATGCCATTGAAAGAGAAAGCCAAGTTTCATTATGCCCTCTTTTCGGAGAGCGGATTTGACAAAAAACTCATAGCGGCGGTTAAAGAAAGCGGAGCGCAGCTTTACGAGCTTGAGCAGATTGTGAATTATTTCAGTTGA
- a CDS encoding polyketide synthase: MAVEKKLAGKNAIITGCNRGIGSALVQEFASQGCNIWACARKNSPEFESQCQKWAERYQVWIQPVYFELREEEAIKKAVQGIIHQGLPVDILINNAGVPAHGILTMTSVREMKEVYAVNVFAPVILMQNLARQMMKQKSGNIINICSVGGIEAQEGYLAYGSSKAALLWITRSVAKELAKYQIRVNALAPGLIETDMGNYKAPAEREKVLARTSLKRMGTPEEIAKAALFLASEDSSYMTGQILTIDGGRV; the protein is encoded by the coding sequence ATTGCCGTGGAAAAAAAATTAGCAGGCAAAAATGCCATTATTACCGGCTGCAATCGAGGAATCGGCAGTGCGCTGGTACAGGAATTTGCCAGTCAGGGCTGCAATATTTGGGCATGCGCCCGTAAGAATAGCCCCGAGTTTGAAAGTCAATGTCAAAAATGGGCAGAACGTTATCAGGTATGGATTCAACCGGTTTATTTTGAATTAAGAGAAGAAGAAGCCATAAAAAAAGCAGTGCAGGGTATTATTCATCAGGGTTTACCGGTCGATATTTTAATTAACAACGCCGGTGTGCCAGCTCATGGCATATTGACCATGACCTCTGTCCGGGAAATGAAAGAGGTCTACGCCGTCAATGTTTTTGCTCCGGTTATTTTAATGCAAAATCTGGCTCGGCAAATGATGAAACAAAAAAGCGGCAATATTATCAATATTTGTTCCGTTGGTGGGATTGAAGCTCAGGAAGGATATTTAGCCTACGGCTCGAGCAAGGCAGCTCTACTGTGGATTACCCGTTCGGTCGCTAAGGAACTGGCCAAATATCAAATCCGAGTAAATGCTCTGGCGCCGGGGTTAATTGAAACCGATATGGGCAATTACAAAGCGCCGGCCGAAAGAGAAAAGGTATTGGCACGTACCAGTCTAAAGCGAATGGGAACGCCGGAGGAAATTGCCAAAGCGGCATTATTTTTAGCTTCCGAAGATTCTTCGTATATGACGGGGCAAATTTTAACAATAGATGGAGGCAGGGTATGA
- a CDS encoding transketolase, which yields MNYSQQEIQDLTQMAKRMRLAALDMTLSTGQGGAHLGGGMSCMEILAVLYGKVMKFDVQNPLNKERDRFLPSKNHCVLAHLPALAEVGYISREELCEFQKNGGRLTSYPKRPEIGLEYAGGSLGMALALGIGIALSARQQQKKNTIYVLLGDGELNEGSNWEAFMAAGHYRLNNLVAIIDRNHLAYDGNTEEVMGLESLQAKLESFRWQVSCCDGHKVESLLTAFADRAGHGPQVILADTVKGKGVSFMENRPEWHHHVLTQEQYEQAKKEIMES from the coding sequence ATGAACTACTCACAGCAGGAAATTCAAGATTTAACGCAGATGGCCAAAAGAATGCGTCTGGCAGCGCTGGATATGACGCTCTCAACCGGTCAGGGCGGTGCGCATCTGGGCGGCGGTATGTCCTGTATGGAAATTTTGGCAGTATTGTACGGCAAGGTTATGAAATTTGATGTCCAGAATCCGCTGAATAAGGAGCGGGATCGGTTTCTGCCCAGCAAAAACCACTGTGTGCTGGCACATCTTCCAGCACTGGCTGAAGTCGGCTATATCAGCCGGGAAGAACTTTGCGAGTTTCAGAAAAATGGCGGCCGGCTGACCAGTTATCCCAAACGACCGGAAATTGGTTTGGAATACGCCGGCGGAAGTCTGGGTATGGCACTTGCCTTAGGAATCGGAATTGCTCTCAGTGCCCGGCAGCAGCAAAAAAAGAATACCATTTATGTTCTTTTAGGCGACGGAGAATTAAATGAAGGCTCCAACTGGGAGGCCTTTATGGCGGCCGGCCATTACCGACTGAATAATTTGGTGGCCATTATTGACCGAAATCATTTGGCTTATGACGGCAACACCGAAGAAGTGATGGGACTGGAATCTTTGCAGGCTAAACTGGAAAGCTTCCGCTGGCAGGTATCCTGCTGTGACGGGCATAAGGTGGAATCGCTTTTGACGGCATTTGCCGACAGAGCCGGACATGGGCCGCAGGTCATTCTGGCTGATACCGTTAAGGGCAAAGGCGTATCTTTTATGGAAAACCGGCCGGAATGGCATCATCATGTACTGACGCAGGAACAGTATGAGCAAGCAAAAAAAGAGATTATGGAGTCATAA
- a CDS encoding acyl-protein synthetase yields the protein MIADFFEWAPYELEKKQKNKKLTEELIRLTRYHQAHCEHYRHFLAASGYVEEKVQSVADIPFFPVRLFKEMDLLSIDQNEVFKIMTSSGTTGQKASKIFLDKETAMLQQKAMIQILGDFWGKQRLPMLVVDSPDIVRDRAKFSARGAALMGFRMMTREMTYVLNSDMSLNWPALHSFLEKYQHQKFIVFGFTFMVWQHFYKALLGQEQQFDFANAYLMTGGGWKKLEAEAVPRQEFKERLRAALNFQHFLDHYGMVEQTGCMNVECAHGHLHASNFSDVIVRNPVDFSVCDIGQKGILQLVSVLPHSYPGHSLLSEDEGMILGEDDCPCGRKGKYLAVLGRLKNAELRGCSDVYASRF from the coding sequence GTGATTGCTGATTTTTTTGAATGGGCACCATATGAACTGGAAAAAAAACAAAAAAACAAAAAATTGACGGAAGAATTGATCCGTCTGACCCGCTACCATCAAGCACACTGCGAACATTACCGTCATTTTTTGGCAGCAAGTGGTTATGTGGAGGAAAAGGTACAGTCGGTGGCAGATATTCCGTTTTTTCCGGTGCGTTTGTTTAAAGAAATGGATCTTTTAAGCATTGACCAAAACGAAGTCTTTAAAATTATGACTTCCTCCGGTACGACCGGACAAAAGGCGTCAAAAATCTTTTTAGATAAGGAAACTGCCATGCTTCAGCAAAAGGCGATGATTCAAATCTTAGGCGATTTTTGGGGCAAGCAGCGCTTGCCAATGCTGGTTGTTGACTCTCCTGATATTGTGCGGGATCGGGCTAAGTTTTCGGCGCGAGGAGCAGCGCTGATGGGCTTTCGAATGATGACTAGGGAAATGACCTATGTTTTGAACTCGGATATGAGTTTAAACTGGCCGGCACTCCACTCTTTTCTGGAAAAATACCAGCACCAGAAATTTATTGTTTTTGGCTTCACTTTTATGGTTTGGCAGCATTTTTATAAAGCTTTGCTTGGGCAGGAGCAACAATTTGACTTTGCTAATGCTTACTTAATGACTGGCGGCGGCTGGAAAAAATTAGAGGCAGAGGCAGTTCCCCGTCAGGAGTTTAAAGAGCGCCTCCGGGCGGCCTTAAATTTTCAACATTTCTTGGATCATTACGGTATGGTTGAACAAACGGGCTGTATGAATGTGGAGTGCGCACACGGGCATTTGCACGCCAGCAATTTTTCTGATGTGATTGTCCGAAATCCCGTAGATTTTTCCGTCTGCGACATCGGTCAAAAAGGTATTTTGCAGCTGGTATCAGTTTTGCCGCATTCCTATCCCGGCCACAGCTTACTCAGTGAGGATGAGGGTATGATTCTGGGGGAAGATGACTGCCCCTGCGGCCGCAAAGGCAAATATCTCGCCGTGCTGGGCAGGCTGAAAAATGCAGAATTAAGGGGGTGCAGTGATGTCTATGCCAGCCGTTTTTGA